From Juglans regia cultivar Chandler chromosome 9, Walnut 2.0, whole genome shotgun sequence:
GAGTCCGATTTGGGGGAATCCGACTTTGACCATGTTGGTGTTTCACCCTTATTTGCTGCTTTTATTCACCGGGCAACTCAAAACTGTTGAGGTCATATTCGAAGCGCggagttgatttttttagaaaaagtttGTTTGCTTATGAAATGTGGGAATTAAGCAGATGATTAAATTTAGATGTTGGAATTAGTTTCTCCTTAGACTATATttttaggtttcgtttggatgttaagatgatctccaataatttgaattgatatgtgaataatagtgttTTGTAGGTCTCATTGGgatgtatttgaatgtaaatatgttAAGATATATGTTTGATTGTATGGAATAtgttgagatgggtttaacttctttataagaaattgaaaagtagtgagtctcatcaatgattgattatTCTATAAAAATGCCCTTATTGAAGagtacttttaaaaattaaaaaattgcgTGTTTATTgatattgttgttgttttcaGGCCATGCCGGAAAAAAGCATCCTCCATGACTACTCGGGATTGTTGTTTTGGTTGCAGATTAATTGaataagtaatgttagatacagtttttGGGTGTGCGAGTTTTGCgcactctctttgaaaaaaagtatgatccattattgaaaaaatttgattttttcatgtgaatttcatatttatcttttttttctaaaaagagtACACGAAATTTGAATAcctaatattataaatatcatttatgtaATAATGAGGTAGAAATTACTTAACATTGCTTCAACAGATGCTTCTCAGTATTTgttctgttcttttcttttcttatgtATACTTAAGGTAGGAGATACGGTTCACAATCCAAATAATACAAAAACAACTCACAAATAAATATCCTATTTTTTGTGAtacataataagaataaaacaaactgaattatgaaaaattattatttgaaaccATAGCAAGATATATAAAAGCTTCTCTAGCTTTTCTGGCCTCTGTCTctgcacttttatttttcaggaGGTCTCAATCAGAATGCACGGGATGGTGCTCGTTTTCAAGGTTTTTCTTATCctttttcttacccttttttCCATGTTTGTCTGGGCTATGGCCTTTGTTGTCGAAGTAGTTCGAGATGTCCAAATGAACACTTGGGTCGTTGGTGCCGTAGCTGCCACCCATCATGATTGAGTTGTTGATGGCCTGGAAGTTGCTGTTCACGTAGGTGATCAGCGTCTCAGGCTCCCCAAGCGAAAGCCCATCATGAGGAGGATCGGCTTTCTCGTCCATCTCGCTTCGGAGAGTGGCTCCTGTGTTGGTTCCGGCAAGGGTGACGATTCTTACGCCATGATGATCATCCTGATCATTGTCATCCTGCTGCTGCAGGTGATGGATCGAGTCTGATGTATGAAGATCAGCAGCCCGACGAGTTATGGCAGAGACCATCTCCCTGAGACCACGGTCGAGTTGCTTTTGCTTCTCTCCTTCAGTCAATGAAGCCTGGCTGGACTTAGTTGATTCAGAGCTCATGATTTTACTTGCCTGCTGTGCAGAAAGAGATTTGGAGTAGGAACTTGAGATTAGCCGGTACTACACTTggatatacacacacacacacatacatgtatttatatgggtgtgtgtgtgtgtgtgttggaaTAAAGGTAGGAGATGAGTTGCTTACATGGCAATTCAATGACTTGAACTTATTCGGCTTCAAAAGAGGAGGATTACTTGACAAGTTATTTGAACTTTTCCATGGTGCAACTTATATGCTTTTGTGAACTTCAAGCTTCTGGTTTGATTTGGAAAGCTTAATATGGAGGGAAAGAATCAAACCGATACAAGATTCGAGTGATAAGTCAGTCTACTCCCGTTTCTCTTTAATCGGGCATTTGGGTGTTCAATCCAAATGTGCAGTGATGATTCCTTTTGTTGCACTCACCACATTTCTGAAATGCAGCCAAGTGGTTCTTCTGGTTAGAAGAGATGCTTGCTGTTTAAAAACTGATCTTTTCGCTTTTGAAAGAATCACCGCTATACTCAAAGGGGACACAGATGggtcatttcttttttctaagggttgtgctgcgcatcagcaggaagccgcagcacaccacaggtaaaattttttttttttttttcactcaatagAGAGAGTGTGGGACGGCTGATATGGACAGTAgactgatatttatattttctatttttctaaacCCCCCGCGTAGGGAATGCTGCAAGAATTTCTTGTTACAATCTTCATGTTCAGTCCGTGATCTTACAATCTTCCTACGCAAATTCTTGATGGATATATAGCTGTCATTAATCAATTTCCTtgtccatcttcttcttcttcactcttTCGCTTGTTTTAAGGTGCTTCTTTAACTCTCTAATCCCCATCGGCATCAATCTCTATCCCCATCGGCATCAATCTTCCTTTGCCACAACAAAGGGTTTTccttttacatatatatagaaaaattaaggtCTTTTATCAATGACTGTGACATGGTTTTCAATGAGTACAATGCTAATTGTACCGATTGTTAACCTATAAAGTGAACCGATGCggtgtaaatatatttttttaataattttttacacaattttaaatatttttaaaaaataaaaaaaaaatattaattctttaatattcacttctttaatcattacgtaaaatttaaaaattaaataaaaaaataaatcagtcatTTTTATTGGTCAATTTTATCGGTTgaactaacattttcctttcaataaattctgatttttttttcacttaattttttaaagatttttgaaGGTCTCTTCCTTTGTTTGACCCATTTTTCAAGACATGGTTGGATGAAATGcctgtattttttaaaaaatatatatataattgcaagACCCATTTTTGAAAGCCAGCTTATTAAAGCACACCAGTGATATAACAAAGCATGTCACATTAATTCGCATAATAAAAGTTTTTGATTCAGGCTTCCTTTATAATAAGTGTAATGGGCAACACAGTATTTATAGGTCAGCGTGTAAACAAGGTTAAAATATCCAAGAGGTGTCTCTCACAACAAAAGCGCTTTAGCTGAAATGATAAAGGGCAGAGGAGGTATTGTTTCTATGTTGAAtcataaaaatacatacatGCGCATTACCTCGGCAGACAGTTGTTCTAATCAATATAGATtacccaaaaacaaaagaaaaactctaattGCATGCCATAATTTGACAAACCAAGACACAACAGTGACGTCCCACAAGTGGTTTGTTGACATACAAGAGTTGCATGTAgaataattcaaaacaaaaatgaaagacTAACAAAATCTCAAAAGCAACATCAGAAATCCCCCATTACCAAAAACcaacaaattgaaagaaaatttcaaaacaaaactataAGCCACATTCAGTTCTTGCTAGTCTAGGCTTCTGAGAAAATCTACCAGTTTAAAACTATCAACAATATCAAGCAGGGGTCCTAATATTACATGATTATGTAACGATACAATATTAAGACGTAATACACGTGAATGAAAAAACAATCAGAATGGAAACCATTACTTTTAAGTGCATGAGTTTCAAAATATGGTTTTTATGGCTCAACTGTAGTTACCTGCTGCCACTCCCCATCGACCGCTTCCTTCCACAATGTCACACTGTTGTTTCCATCAGCCACAGCCAATATGTTACCTGTCAACGACCAGGAGACACGCCAGACAGGAGTCttaaaatcattcaaaactttgcCTTCCCATTGATCCCCCTCCTTGGCCACAGTCCATATAATAACTCTGCCATCCTGCGAGGCACTAGCAATTGTAGATTTTGGAAGTCCTAAGTTGGGTGCCCAGGAAACATCACGAACCCAGTCTGTATGCATCTGAAGAGCTGGAAAGCAATCCATCTTCCAATTCCCATTATAGAGCTTCCACACCTTCACAGTATTATCACAACCACCAGAGCAGAGCTTCTGAACCGGATCAAGCAAGCCGGAACCAACAAGAGCACCGGGTGCCATTGAGGGAGCCCATGAGACAGAAGTTACACCAACCGGGTGCGCTTGGTCGATCCTTGAGGTGTCCCAACCACCATCTGGTCTTGCAGTGAAAACTGATATATTTCCATCAGAAGAACCACATGCTAGACAGAGACCCAGTTCATGAGGAGCCCAAGCAATAGAATTGACAGACGACTTGTGGTCATTAAAGACATGGGCTTGGGTCCACTCATTCTGATTACCCTCCTTCCAGATTATCACACGCCCATCATAAGAACACGAAGCAAGTAAAGGGCCGAACTTTGGGTGAGCCCAGGCCACCTGCCAAACAGGTCCTTGGTGGGCAGTTAAGGTTGCAAGATGTTGAGAGGCCGTATTGCTCACCCCAATAATCTTAATTGAATGGTCTGATGAGGCTGTGGCGACACGCTTACCATAGTAATCCATAGCCACATCGTGCACCACATCTTGATGACCAGTTTCTATCTTTTGTGAAGgcattttttatgattattcacTGCTTCAAAACAGAAAGGTCACTGAATTTCAAAACCATGCATCCTTTCAACTGGTTTGcacaaaaattcaaataatcctaaACAGTTGGATGTAATGAACTTGATATGAAATTACTAAAGAAGTGAAATACTGGAATGGATGATAGAGAAATGTATGTAAATGATATTATGATAAACTGAGTATTTTCGAGGAATACTCAACCTCCATGAAAACAGAAAGCAACTTGATCAATATTCTTCCAGATGCCCCATCAACGACCCCCTTCCCAGTACATATACTAGAAGACAATAACCCTAACTCAACCACAACCAAACCAAGGCCATGGGCCAATTCTTACTCACACTAACTAGGCCCATGGGCCACTAACAACAACTTAGCAACTCAATAAGATAAAAGATAACAAGTAGGAGGCCCATAAAGTCCGGCCCAATTtaattgggttcataacaaattccCCCACTTTAAaaaaccttgtcctcaaggttcaGATGTTGATGCAACTTCATGGTATTGGCGAGCAAGTGCAGATTGTTGGTTATGAGCAAATCAATGTAGGAAGGATCAGATACATTCTCCATGAGGATATCATAGCCATAGAATAGACGTGCTGACTTGTCACAGATGAAAACACAGGTTTATCAAAGTCATCAGGCAGCCTGGGAAGCTTGGTAGTTTGTGCTCTTTCCCATCCATTCTCATCCGGCCAAACAGAGAGTAGGCCTTGTGACTGCATCATAGGGAACTTGTAACACATGCTCTTGAAGACTTAACAGCACAAGCTTCAGGACCTTCAGCTGAAGCCTGAGGGATCCTTGCACAAGATCCACATCCATCAAATGACCAACCATAGTATGCACACTGCAAGTTGCTGCCTTCATCAATCCATCCTTCTGCAAATACCTTGGTTTCGAGTGTTGAGACGACAAAAGTGAACTTGGCACCCAACGTTTCTACcgtttcttttccctttcctctatcaaagggccACAAGATTTGTTTCTTTATCCAATGGTATTCCCAGACTTTTAGTAGATCTATTCCATCCCACCACAAAACATTCCTAAGTGTCAATATTTGAAACAATTGAGGTGCAATATTCCCCACTTCATCCAATTTAATACCATCCTTTGAACGCAACTTCTGCCACTCAACAACTACATGGTCACTTTCAAATTCAGTAGCATTCTCTAAATCCCATTTTTGAGCATTAATTTCCTGGTCTGCATTTTGCTTCACTATCTTTGGAACCAAATTAATTTTCCCGTCAACCatagtaaaaattataagctgaatattttctttttgatgagGGAAAATGGAATACACAGGTGCTTCATGACCTTCAAAGTTAAAAAGTCTTCTTCCAAACAATTCCCATACTATACCAAACTGTTTACTACTTCCAAAGATAACAACCAAGATTTgataattcacaaaattctggTCAAACATATAGTTGATCCACTCACCCGTAGAAGTTCCCTTGAAGCCCAAACCCATATCAATTAACCATGTGGTCTTGAAGCCTTTCACCAAACATCTCGTGTACCTTCCATTATTAACACCGGCACGCCTCTTGTCTATATTCTGGAACCCTCCCTCTTTGAATTCCCTCGTAGTAACACCAACTGACATCAAAGGTTTAAATAAGAACTGATCAAACCTATCCAAAGCTTCTTCAACCCAATCGGTGTtaatgtcaaaataataattggaTTGCGGAGAAAAGGTAAAGGCATTTGTGCTATCTATCGCAGTATCACCCTCTATCTCACGGACTAGATCAATGGAAAATGAGTGATAATTGTTTTtccatagaaaatcatataagCTTGGTCCAAGCTTCTCAAACACAACACATATATGGTTACTATAGTCAACCCAGTTCTGTATTTGCACACACTGGTTGCCCCCTTTATCATGTTTACCACTTTGTTGCAGCATTTCAATCTCTATCATAGCTGCTTCATGATTCTTCTTAATTCCAGGGAAAATTTTGATGGCAAccatttccttcttttctctATCCCAGCACTCCAAAACCTGTCCAAAAGTACCTTCACCCATTTTGCTGTGGATCTTGTAGCGAGAAGTTAAATCTTCTCCAAGCTCAAACATGTAATGCCCATCTTTGTTATCATCTAGCCTTGGGGAAGAACCATTTCGGCAAACCCAAAGCAAGAATATCAACACAATACGagtaaaatcttttatatttttctcactttcttgGGAAGTAAATAGAGTACTACAAGAGAAAATCGAATAGAACAAACTTCCATGCTTGTTTCCCCTCAAATCCCACGAGCGACGTCTTTGAATTAATTGCAAGGTGGCTGATTGCTGTTGATGCCGAAGAGCAACATTGCCTTTGGAGGAGGCTTAGGAGGGATACTGATTGCCCGATTTTCTCCTTCTACTGTTGGTTTCGGATTTGGGTTTCCAGATGAAGGAGATATTTCTTTGGGAGTAACATCTGTGACCACCATAATGACATTGAAGGAGAGAACCAAAGAACCAAATCGAGGAAGGACTGAGTGTGGATTCATGCGAAGCTTGTGGCTGTCGATCACTGTACTCACTGTGTACCCGTCCTCTACTTCTTTGAGCTTAGCCGCATCAGACGCCACTGCTTCCTCTTGGATTGGAAATTTTTGGATCTCACCAACCTGCTTGGCTATCTCAGAGCCAAGGTTGGACTTCTTGGCTAGCTCCATCACTggtgccttttcttttcccttctccaCGAGTACATCTTCATTCTTTGCTCCATTTTCTTCCGTCGTCGCACTTTCCTTCACTTCTGTGAATTCTTCTGATCCGGATTTTTCACTCATCATATCAAGAAGAAGATAGCCATCGTCAAATACCGTCGTCTCTCTCAACATAACATCATCTTCTAAAAGAATTCCTCTGTGTCTCACTTGTTGTTGCTCCAATGGATAAATATTTCTCCCGTAAACATATTCGATATTGAGCTTCACATAGTAAATAGTGAAGGAAGAATCGACTAAAATTTTTAGGTTTTTACCTTTGGAAGACTTCACTGTAAGTACCATTTGGCCAGGATTTCTATAGAAATCATCATAGAGTGCACGGtgataattttgaaaacattcatAAAGTTCTTCATTACTCAGCTCCATAACAAGATCGTtgtctctgataccacttgtaatgaaCTTGATATGAAATTACTAAAGAAGTGAAATATTGGAATGGATGATAGAGAAATGTATGTAAATGATATTATGATAAACTGAGTATTTTCGAGGAATGCTCAACCTCCATGAAAACAGAAAGCAACTTGATCAATATTCTTCCAGATGCCCCATCAACGACCCCCTTCCCAGTACATATACTAGAAGACAATAACCCTAACTCAACCACAACCAAACCAAGGCCATGGGCCAATTCTTAGTCACACTAACTAAGGCCATGGGCCACTAACAACAACTTAGCAACTCAATAAGATAAAAGATAACAAGTAGGAGGCCCATAAAGTCCGGCCCAATTTAATTGGGTTCGTAACATTGGATGATCTAGATTTTTAACATACCacatgtttggttgctgagaaagcAAGAAATAAGTAAAACCTGAAATTCTGCATTTTTGCTATTTTAATTTCCATATCAacgaagaaaatttaaaaaatccaatGACTGCGTGAACTAGGTGAGCGACCATTGTTTCTAAGCTACCGAATTATATACATGTGAATCTCACCATCCTGGAGTTTTAGTTTGTGGTCTATTCCTATATTTTCTCAGGCTGAAGTGAGACTGTGAGAGAGATGAGCACCAAGACGGGCGAACCACAAACCAATTTCCAAAAACCAATTAAAAGATCAAAATATGCAACTATAAAAGGAAAACATCCTCCTTCCGACGGATTGTATATacacaaaaaacataaaaattccaCTCAGAATCCCAAAATCAACACACTTACTGCGAAATTCAACCGGGATCCGAAGCcccaaatattaaaaaagaaagaactccaaatcaaaatttcaaactaataaacccaaaattgagaaaacaaaattacTAGAAAAAGAAAGTCTCTATGGACCTCTGGCCGAATGAATAAAGTAACAGAGGcttaatcttataatatcttatatgagctttaaatcaaaacaaaaaccaaaaaatagcTCTGATTTGAGCCTAATGAAGatctctgagagagagagagagagaccgaaagAGATATCAGAGAGAGGAAGTACCTGGACTGACAATGAGACGGCGAGCAGCAGCTTTATGAGGC
This genomic window contains:
- the LOC109005472 gene encoding uncharacterized protein LOC109005472, which translates into the protein MSSESTKSSQASLTEGEKQKQLDRGLREMVSAITRRAADLHTSDSIHHLQQQDDNDQDDHHGVRIVTLAGTNTGATLRSEMDEKADPPHDGLSLGEPETLITYVNSNFQAINNSIMMGGSYGTNDPSVHLDISNYFDNKGHSPDKHGKKGKKKDKKNLENEHHPVHSD
- the LOC109005468 gene encoding protein transport protein SEC13 homolog B-like; this translates as MPSQKIETGHQDVVHDVAMDYYGKRVATASSDHSIKIIGVSNTASQHLATLTAHQGPVWQVAWAHPKFGPLLASCSYDGRVIIWKEGNQNEWTQAHVFNDHKSSVNSIAWAPHELGLCLACGSSDGNISVFTARPDGGWDTSRIDQAHPVGVTSVSWAPSMAPGALVGSGLLDPVQKLCSGGCDNTVKVWKLYNGNWKMDCFPALQMHTDWVRDVSWAPNLGLPKSTIASASQDGRVIIWTVAKEGDQWEGKVLNDFKTPVWRVSWSLTGNILAVADGNNSVTLWKEAVDGEWQQVTTVEP